A segment of the Candidatus Hydrogenedentota bacterium genome:
AGTTGAAATTAGCCCGGAAAAACGGTTCAGGCCCACCGCATGCTGGTGCACAACTCAAACCCAAGCTGCCAAGAAAAGTACGGAGAACGGTATAATTTCAATGGAGCCATTGCGTAATCCGGAGGTGAGTACAATGAGGTTCTTCGAGCCACGTGTTTGGACCGTGTGGGATATCGGCTGCCTGAAGTGGAGTTCGATCCTGTTCGGTGCGGTCCTTGGCGCGTATTTCTCCAGCTTTGTCATGGCATACGTATGGGTGTTTGTGCTCGGCTTTGCCGTGTTTGCTGTTCGGCCGATATTGATGTACTTCGGACCCGATCGGCCCAAGGGCGGCCAGCCGGGCAAGACTGCAGGTGCGCCATCGTAGAAGAAGGTTCGCACGCACCTTCCATACGCCTTGGAACGTGCAGTTGGAGCACGTCCGACTGGGTCGGTAAGGTCTATTCTGCCGGCGCGAAGCAGGCGGACTACATCGCCGAGTACGCGCAACGTTATGACACCGTCGAGATCGATTCGACGTTTTACGGTACGCCCCGCCAGTCTACGATCGATGGATGGCGCGAGCGCACGCCGGAAACCTTCACGTTCGCCGCGAAGGCCCCGCAGATCATTACGCACGAAAAATTCCTCGTCGCGTGCGAACGCGAATTCAACGATTTCCTCAAGGCAATGGACACACTCGGACCAAGACTCGGCCCAATTGTATTTCAGTTCCCGTACTACTCGAAGAAATACAATGTCAACGAATCGGACTTCCTTGAGCGGCTGGCGCCGTTCGTCGAGTCGCTGCCGAAGGACGGGCACCTATTCGTGGTTGAAGTGCGCAATAAGTTGTGGATTCGCAAGCCGCTTCTCGAACTGTTGGGATCTCACGGAATCACGCTCGCCCTAATCGATCATCCGTGGATGTACCGGTCGGAGCAACTCATGAAAGTCGGCGGCATACTTACCGGGCCGTTCGCGTACGTCCGGCTGCTGGGCGATCGGTATGGCATTGAGAAGATCACGAAGACCTGGGGAGAGCACGTAATCGATCGCAAGCCCGACCTCGAACGGTGGGCAACCGTGATGAAATCGATCCTGGGGCAACGGTTGAACGTGTTCGGCTACGTCAACAGCCATTATTCGGGCTACGCCCCGGGCGATGTCGACACCCTGTACCAACTGCTGGGTGCCGCGCGCGCGTAGTCATATATCATCTCGTATTATCTCGTTTTGTCTCGTCAAACCGGCCGTCCTCAACCGGCTGCTCCGTCGATTGTTTGTCTTGCGGCGTGTCGTAATGCGTGGCAACGGCCAGCCGCCATATAAACGCCGCGGCCATGTAGGGTTTGCGCGTCGGCAATTCAAGCCCGTGCCCGCCACCTTCGCCTCGCGAACCCGTACGGAATGTGGGTTGCACACTTGCGAGATCGACTGAAAGCACGTTAGTTCCCTCGATGGTGATGTCGCCCGGCACGAACAGACTCAATTCTGATTTGGCCTCGGTCTCGAGCGTCGCCTTTCCAAGGTTCTTTCCGTTCAATGAGAACGCTACGTCTTGTGGTTCGTTCATTTGCGTTGGCAACGACAGCGCGAGTTTCAGGTCGTAGGCATGTCCTTTGTGCATGTAGAGGAGCAACTCGTTGTGCTGCGATTGCGCCACGAACGCGCCCTTGTGGCGGTAGGCATACGCATAGTCCGTCTGCCATCCGGCGCCGAGGAACGGACGCAACGCCGGACCCTGCACGTCGATATCCGGCGAGAACGGAACGCCGCCCATCACGTCGTATTGCGATGGCGACACGTCGTACTTCGCCGCAAACAACAAACTGGCAGGATACGAAAACGGATTGCCAAACATGTCGTGGAAGATCGTCGCCGAGGCGCTCCACACCTGCTGAAAGGAAACCGGACGGCCGAACGGCGTCCAGCCGGACCGCGACTGAACGATGAGCAGGAAGTTATATAGGAAGGCGATCAACACGGCCGCCGTGACGGGGACCAGGTAATGCTTGCGGCAGAAGCGCACGCACCACACGCCGAACGCAGCTATGCCCGGCGCCATGAACGGGAGCACGCCCACGAACCGCCGCATGCCGAAGGAGCCGCCGGCGTGCCACGCGTCGATCGCGGCATTCGAGTAGACGTAAGCCGCGAGTACGAGCGCGGAACAGACGGCTACGTGGCGCGTGCGTTTCCAGAATGCGATGAGTCCGACGAAACCCGCGAGCAGCACTGGATGCCACGCGAAGAGCCCGTGGTGCGCGGAGAACAGTACTTCGAGGATGGCGGGACGCGTCCACGCCATCGGACTTCCGGGCGGAGTGTTGATGCCTCGCGTGGCCCAGTCGTAGCGGACATACCAGACCGCAAGTTGCAGCATGTAAACGACAAAGCCAATCGCAGTCATCGAAGCGAAGCCTCGAACCGATCGAAGCAGCGCAGAACGGTCCTTCGCGTCGCGCACCAGATCGGCGATTGGCAGGATTACGAGCACGGCGTGAGTGGGGCGCACCAGCATCGCAAGGCCGATGGCCGCGCCAAGCGCGAGCCAATTGGTCATCCCCTTTTCTTCCTGGCCGCGCACCCAAATCCAGAACACGAGCGACGCCGCAAAGAATGATGCGGCGTGCGACATCCACGGTTGATCAGTCTGGTACCAGATGATCGGCGACGCAACCCACAACAGGACTGTCGCGAGGAACGATGCTAGCTCCGAGAACCATCGTTTCAACGAGGCATGGACCATAATCATGCCAAGCCACACGCACACGCTGCTGCCGAACGCGCATGCGAACGCATACGGCGTCGAGATGCCGTCCGCCGGCACGTTTTCGCCCAACGCGCGCAGCACCAGTAGCACAACGTGCGCGGCGAGGTAGAATGGCATCCAGACGATCGGGGTGCCGATGGGGGCAACGTTATACTCGGGTCGTTCCTGGTGCGCCTCGCTCATCAACTGCCAGGCGCCGGGAATTCGTTTCAGTTCGTTCTCGAAGTTTACGTCGTGATCGAAGACCCACGAATGCAGGTACGCGTAGTACTGCGGCTCGTCGTGTCCGGCAACGATGCCCCAATGCATGAGTCCGCGCGCGCTGGAAACGAACGTGTTCACGCAGACAAGAAATATGCACAGAAACCCGAACCGCGCCCAGCGCGTCGCGGGGGAGACGGTGTCCTTTCTCGCGCTGAATCCCGACGAGCGCAGCCAGGTATATTGGATTGCGAAGAATGCAACAGCGACGCTGTAAATCCAGACGCCGTTGATACCCACGATGCCGCCGAGTGCATTCGGTTTTGTGGCGGAAACGAGGATCGACACGAAGAGAAGGAGCCCGGAGCCAATTATGCCGATGCGCTGTAACACGGTGATCAATCCCGCGTTGGGCAGGGGTTGAGCGTTTTCTCTCGGCTCGGATTCAATGGACATGCGCGCAATCCTATCGGCGCGATGCGATCCGCGCAACTAGCGCCCGCGAATCGAAGCGATTACGTGGGCAAGCGCTTGTGCGTTCCGTCACAGAACGGCGACTTGCCCGTGTGTTTGCACTGGCACATCGCGTAGCTGCGCTTTTCGGTGATGGTCACTTCCACCGGCGAGAACTCGGACCCTTTGTGCGACCCGTCGCACCACGGCTGGTTCTTCGATCTTCCGCAGCGGCACCACCAATACGATCCGGGCTCGAGTTCCAGGACGGCGGGTTTACGTTCGGCAATGGTTGGTTCCGGCATCATTACGCCCTCCCTCGACTTCGTGGTGCCAGAAGTGTAGCGCATGACGATACTCGCCGCCATAATCCGAACAGCACTATTTCAGGCGTTCGGAGAAGAACGCGAGCACGCGATCCAACGCCGCGCGCGTGGGCTGGCCTTCTTTGTCGATGAGGTCCTTGGTCAACACGCTATGCGCAGTACGTGGATGCCCGTGCGGATTACCCGGCGACGAATCGATCTCTATTCCCTCAAAGCCGTCGCCGAGTTCGTCGCGCAGGCGTTGGAACCGTTCGGGCGGGCACAGTGGATCGTGCGTGAAACGGAGGCCGAGGACCCCGGCGCCTTCCTTCGCACGGCGTTTCACCACGCACAGGTCGTCGTCGGAGAGGTGCAGCGCCGCGTGGCGGTCCTTGCCCAAGGGGAAGGGCAGCGACGGTTGGCTCAACACCGGCGCCATCACGGCGTCGTCCACCATCAGTGCCAGCGCGAAGTTTCCCGTAAGACACATGCCCAAGGCCCCAACGCCCCTGCCGCCGATTTCCTCGTGGACGTGCCGACAAAGAGCACGCAGCCATTCGCAAATCGGACTCGACCCGCGCGACGCCAACACCGAAAACTCGCGGCTGATGCAGGCCCGCGCCATTTGCGCAACGGCGTATGCGTTGGAGAACGCCTTGCCCGGCGTGCCGAACAAGTGCGGCATGAACACCGTGAACCCCGCGTCCGCGACGCGTTCGGCGAAGCGTTGCACTTCCGGCGTGATGCCGGGAATTTCGTGCATGATCACGACACCCGGGCCGAATCCCTTTTGGAAGACAACGCGGTCGGTGCCATTGTGCGTGAAAGGGAATTCGGTGAAGCCGGGCAGTGACATGGACTTCCTCACCCATGGTATACTGAACGTGAAAGGAATGAAACTATGACATTTCGCGGCAAAGTGCAAGGTGGGGTCATCATTCTGGAGGATGGAGAATCCCTACCTGAAGGAATTACGGTAGAGGTCTACGCGTTCCCATCCGAGGCAACGTCTCTACGGGAAGGCCCCGCCAAGGAGGGGGGACGAACATTGAGCGAAAGGTACGCCGCCTTTATTGGGATAGCCCCCGATCTCCCTCCGGACATGTCCTTAAATCACGACCATTACTTGTACGGTTGCCCCAAAAAGTGAACTGCGTTTTCGCGGACACCTCGTACTACTTCGCGCTAGCCAATCCGAGGGATAGCGCACACGGCGTTGCTAAAGCGTTTAGCGACGAATACGAGGGAAAGATTTACACCACCGAGTATGTTCTCGTCGAGCTAGGGAACGGAATGTCTAGACAGGCGTCAAGGTCGGCATTTGTTGCGCTTTACGACTCGTTGATCCTGGACGAGCAGACAACAATTATCGCTGGAAATAGTGATTTAGTGGAGCGAGCTGTAAGGCTATACGGCGCTAGGCTCGACAAAGAATGGTCACTGGTCGACTGCACGTCGTTCGTTGCTATGCAGCATCACGGTATCCAGGAATCGCTAACAACGGATCGTCACTTCAAGCAAGCCGGATTCAGCGCCCTGCTTTCGCGTACCTAACCTGCAATCGATTCGCGAATGCAGCTTCGATGAAGGCGGTGCCGTCTCGGTAAATCGATGCCGTTTTTACGTCAATAACTGGAAGTCGATGCTAATTTGCATGCTAGTAGCGGACGGGGCTGTCCGCAACTCGACTGAATTGATGTGCAACATCCCCTTTATGTCACCC
Coding sequences within it:
- a CDS encoding DUF72 domain-containing protein, which codes for MGVCARLCRVCCSADIDVLRTRSAQGRPAGQDCRCAIVEEGSHAPSIRLGTCSWSTSDWVGKVYSAGAKQADYIAEYAQRYDTVEIDSTFYGTPRQSTIDGWRERTPETFTFAAKAPQIITHEKFLVACEREFNDFLKAMDTLGPRLGPIVFQFPYYSKKYNVNESDFLERLAPFVESLPKDGHLFVVEVRNKLWIRKPLLELLGSHGITLALIDHPWMYRSEQLMKVGGILTGPFAYVRLLGDRYGIEKITKTWGEHVIDRKPDLERWATVMKSILGQRLNVFGYVNSHYSGYAPGDVDTLYQLLGAARA
- a CDS encoding glycosyltransferase family 39 protein; translated protein: MSIESEPRENAQPLPNAGLITVLQRIGIIGSGLLLFVSILVSATKPNALGGIVGINGVWIYSVAVAFFAIQYTWLRSSGFSARKDTVSPATRWARFGFLCIFLVCVNTFVSSARGLMHWGIVAGHDEPQYYAYLHSWVFDHDVNFENELKRIPGAWQLMSEAHQERPEYNVAPIGTPIVWMPFYLAAHVVLLVLRALGENVPADGISTPYAFACAFGSSVCVWLGMIMVHASLKRWFSELASFLATVLLWVASPIIWYQTDQPWMSHAASFFAASLVFWIWVRGQEEKGMTNWLALGAAIGLAMLVRPTHAVLVILPIADLVRDAKDRSALLRSVRGFASMTAIGFVVYMLQLAVWYVRYDWATRGINTPPGSPMAWTRPAILEVLFSAHHGLFAWHPVLLAGFVGLIAFWKRTRHVAVCSALVLAAYVYSNAAIDAWHAGGSFGMRRFVGVLPFMAPGIAAFGVWCVRFCRKHYLVPVTAAVLIAFLYNFLLIVQSRSGWTPFGRPVSFQQVWSASATIFHDMFGNPFSYPASLLFAAKYDVSPSQYDVMGGVPFSPDIDVQGPALRPFLGAGWQTDYAYAYRHKGAFVAQSQHNELLLYMHKGHAYDLKLALSLPTQMNEPQDVAFSLNGKNLGKATLETEAKSELSLFVPGDITIEGTNVLSVDLASVQPTFRTGSRGEGGGHGLELPTRKPYMAAAFIWRLAVATHYDTPQDKQSTEQPVEDGRFDETKRDNTR
- a CDS encoding CDGSH iron-sulfur domain-containing protein is translated as MPEPTIAERKPAVLELEPGSYWWCRCGRSKNQPWCDGSHKGSEFSPVEVTITEKRSYAMCQCKHTGKSPFCDGTHKRLPT
- a CDS encoding dienelactone hydrolase family protein, coding for MSLPGFTEFPFTHNGTDRVVFQKGFGPGVVIMHEIPGITPEVQRFAERVADAGFTVFMPHLFGTPGKAFSNAYAVAQMARACISREFSVLASRGSSPICEWLRALCRHVHEEIGGRGVGALGMCLTGNFALALMVDDAVMAPVLSQPSLPFPLGKDRHAALHLSDDDLCVVKRRAKEGAGVLGLRFTHDPLCPPERFQRLRDELGDGFEGIEIDSSPGNPHGHPRTAHSVLTKDLIDKEGQPTRAALDRVLAFFSERLK
- a CDS encoding PIN domain-containing protein, with protein sequence MNCVFADTSYYFALANPRDSAHGVAKAFSDEYEGKIYTTEYVLVELGNGMSRQASRSAFVALYDSLILDEQTTIIAGNSDLVERAVRLYGARLDKEWSLVDCTSFVAMQHHGIQESLTTDRHFKQAGFSALLSRT